AGTTGGTATAAAGGTGTCTTTGTTTCTACACCATCACTTTGCTTAACATATCTAATGCCTGCATCTAGATATCAAACCTTTTCTCCTAACTATAAAATCATCCTAAACTTCCCTGTTTCCAACCCATCGCGCCACTTCAATGGCCATTCCAAGGTCTCTCCACCCCGGCCTATTTCCTGCCACTAACTCCTAGTAATATCTGGCCTCGAGATTTTATCTCCCAAATATTAGACTAACAAAGTCCTTTTTATACCAACAACTTTCTATGTTCAACCTGGTCCATAACAAGACATAAAACTTAACATTCCAACCATTCTAACTCGTTGCATTAGAATCAAGTAATGTTCTGATTAAATATTTGGAAATAACTTTATAAGAATTAATACACTACCAAAATACAAGTTATTAATAATTGTATGTGTGCATGAATAACTTGGAAGgatgagagagggggggggtaagagTCAAGAGGTTCCATGCTGTCGAAGAATTGAAGAAACATCGAAGCAAACATGGTGAAGACTGCTTAAATTCGTTCCCTATCCGGGATTGAATGTCAGAAATACTGAAGAAAACATGGTGAAGACTGCCTAAATTCGTTCCCTAACCGGGATTGAATGTAAGAAAGCAGCTATGAAGTCATCTCAGATGGACAGGGGTTTGGTAGACGGTGCCCAGTGTTCACTGGTGTGGAGTACTGAGTACGCGATGCACGATGAGAAGTACAGAGTACTGAGAGTACGCGATGCACGATGAGAAGTACAGAGTACTGAGACTAGAGTACCGGTGCACGATGAGAAGTACAGAGTACCGAGAGTACGCGATGCACGATGACAAGTACGGTACAGAGTACTGAGAGTACCGGTGCACGATGAGAAGTACAGAGTACTGAGAGTACCGGTGCACGATGAGAAGTACAGAGTACTGAGAGTACGCGATGCACGATGATGAGAAGTACAGAGTACTGAGAGTACCGGTGCACGATGACGTTCCTTACTCAGGATTGTCACTTGTCGAACCTCTCATTTCTGCCGCCGTCAATCTACCGTACTGAGTTCGAGCTGCCCTCGACCTCTCTGTACAACGCCAGCCAACTTCGTcgaaggaaggggggggggggaattcatATTCTTCCATGCACAATACAATAAAATCTAGGCCTACATCCACATTCTCTGACTTAAAAACAGTCTACAACATTTCCATAGACACATCATGAAATAACATCTAAATATTCATCTGTCAAGACGTAAAAGACTTAAGCCTAGATTTATAGGCAACTACGAGGTACAAAACAAACTCAAACTAAAGACTACATAACTACGAGGTACCCTTGCACTTTTGTCCCTAAGTTACCCCAATTTCCTTAACGTTACGATGTTTCATACTTCTGCGTTTATCAATTGAGAAAGagggaaaaacaaaacaaaactctCCTTAAATTCTGTTGTGTAccacatacaaaataaaatcagcaaTCAAGTAATATCTCTAAGAGTAAGACCAATGTTAAGGGCAGACATAAAAATATTCATCTCATCGATCGGGCATCAAGCCTAAAATTTCTATAAAGAACTTCGAAATTCCAGTTCTCACAAATTTAATTAGAAATTCCTTTTTAtagaaaaggggggggggggatattatATAACCTTAAGAAGTTTaaagaaatattccactcacGATTCTTGCTAAGGTCAAACGCTTACAAGTACTTTCAACTGGAAGACTGGCTTGGAGTTCTCTCTAGACAAATACTCTCAAAGATGCAAAGTGAAGAAATTTTCACCCTCTGCCCCTTTTATACCCCTAGCCATCGGGCCCCTATCGCCtgacaaaaacttgatttgccCGCTTACGTGATTGGCCAAAagtttgtgacgtcatcacccGCGAAAGACGAAATACAGAATGTACCATTTCCGGTAGGGAATAATCACTTCTAGTGACTAAAATAGGATCATTAAAGACATCATTTTATCATAAAAGGGAAAAATAGAGCATCAAGCTCCTCACCTAAAAGACATTTACAAGGTAAGTGACAATTTATCGAGAAAACTCGCTCCGTGCATCACCGTGCACGCCATTAACCTAACCTTGTCCCACGTACTAAATCCTATGTATTGCTGTGGTTCTAAAAATAGCACAATCTGCCTCCGTTACTATGCTCATTGACTGCTGTAGTAAACACACTCAGCTGATTTTACTACGTTCATTCAAGATTCAAAACAAACAACAGCTGTGAGTGGTGGCGTTGTATTAAAGTGgaatttttgatagattttggaTACTAGTAATTAATTCTGGCTGAAAGTAAGCACAGATCtaaatagaaaatattaaaagagaattttgaaaaattttgggggtatttcttCACACTGCCCCCCTCTTACTAAATCGCTGTCCCAGCGATTCAATTTAAAACACTattgaaaatatacaattttaacAGATTCAATCGAATTATTTTCTTAAAACATTCAGATCTCAGAATCATTTATCACTTCTTCAACAAACCATCTTATAGTATACTGTAAttcacatgtatatacaaaattaagatGATCACATCATTAAACTACTTCTgttcattaaaataatatatggtCTTCTTCTCCTCATGCACTCGCTTCTCTCCATATGCCGTTATGAAAGTGGTTGTATACACCTCCACTCTGTTCACTTGGATGTAACCTAACCTTGGCTTTTTCACTTTCAAATTTACGTCTATGTCCTCCTCAGTGGTTACAGTTAGTTCCCTTTTCCGTGACATGGagtcctcttcctcctcctcggATTCCTCATCACCAGAGTCCCCCGACTTTTCCTCCGAGCTCTCATCAGGATGGAGGTCAAGTGCATCTCTACTGTCTACCTCTGCCTCCCCTGACTGGGTTCTTCTGTCTTCCTCCTCAGGCTGCTCCTCCTCAAGCTTCTCCTTCCtgtcctctttctctttcttaatGTCCTCCctgtctttcttttccttcctgtCCTTACTTTCCCTCCTGTCCTTACTTTCCCTTTctgtcttcctttcttcctctccttcatgctttctttccttcctttctgtcttcctttcttcctcctcTATTTCAcgctttctttccttcctgtCCTTACTCTCCCTTTctgtcttcctttcttcctcttctactTCAcgctttctttccttcctgtCCTTACTCTCCCTTTctgtcttcctttcttcctctttgtcCCTTCTTTTCCTCTCCCCTTCACGTTTCCTACTTAGATGTTCATTTGTCGCCGCCGTGTAGTTAATGTATTTAGCCTCCTGTTTTCTGCTGTTATGCATTCTTCCAAAGTGCCTCGTCATCTCAGATCTTCCCTCTGTTTCGTATGAACAGTATGTACACTGGAGCGTCATAGTGGCCTCATGTTCCTGCATATGCTGTCCATACTTGTAACCTTTGATGCTCTTCTTGCAGATGTGGCAGTACAAATAAGTCATCTGCagtgaagaaaagaaaacacaggTAGTTGTAGTAAATAGGTGCAGGTTAACGGTTATGAACTTAATCTTTATATCTATCTGGCATCACCCTTTTCCTAGCAGGGTTTCTCCTTCCTGGGTTTGACATCAACCAATTTCTCAATTTCGGACCAGTGTAGGCTTTCAAGCGGTCAATGTGAATCACTTTAGGCTTACACATTGCTGATTGCTGTATGCGGTACACAACATCTGACAATCTATCAATAACCATATATGGGCCATTCCATTTATACATCAACTTAGGGCATACCCCCCGTCTGCGCTGTACTCCATGCAGCCAAACCCAGTCACCCTTAGCAAATCTTCTTAGGACAGTATTACGATCATAAGATTTAGCCTGCTTTTCAGCAGCTAACTCAAGTTTCTCTCTCGCCATTTCATGTGCATCTCTGATTCTATCTCGAAGTTGCTCGGAATAATCctgtttctctctttcttcctctacAGCTGATGGCTGGTTGAAGATAACATCTACTGGCAAAGTTACTTGTCTGCCTAGCATCATCATCGCTGGAGACTCGCCTGTGGATTCTTGGACTGCTGATCTATAAGCCAACATCGCATATGGAATCTGCTCATCCCAGTCTCTCTGGTGGCGGTCAGGATCTAGAATTGAAGATACCATGGTAACTAGCGTTCTATTGAATCTTTCTATATATCCATCACTCCTAGGATGAAGCGGACATGTCCTAGTTTTCTTTATGCCCATCATCTTACAAACTTCTGTCATAACATTAGACTCAAAATTCCTCCCTTGGTCTGTGTGTAATTCTTTTGGGATGCCATATCGACAGATGAATTCTTCCACTACAATCCTTGCCACTGTCCTAGCTTCTTGATCCGGAATTGGGTATGACTCTATCCATTTGGTGAAATAATCACCAATTACCAAGACGTACCGATTTCCTCTGTCAGTTACTGGTAAGGGGCCTAAAATATCCATCGCTACCCTCTCCAAGGTGGCTCCTACTCTGTACTTTTGTAATGGGGCTCTTGATTTCTTGGGTGGATTTTTCAGCTTAGAGCAGACTACACACTTGCGCACAAATGACCTGACATCAGCTGCTAATCCCACCCAGTAATATCTTTGTTGTACTTTGTGCAATAGCTTATTTACTCCCAGGTGACATGCTGTCTTGGAGCTGTGCAATTCCTGGAGCACCAGTTGACGAAGTGAATGGGGTAAAACTACTTTCCAGTTGACCTCTTTCCCATCATTAGATTCCCATCTCCTCATGAGGATATCATCCCGAATGGTCAATAAGTCCCAATTGACCCAGTACGACTTTGTAGCTGATGACAAACTGGACACATCTTTCCACTCAGGCTTCTGTCTTGCTTCTTGTTTCCACCGTATTATATGTTGCAGATCAACATCTTGAAGTTGTGCTCTCTTAATTTCAGCATTGCTTATGCCGGGTGAAAGGCTGATTGCCTGAACTTTCTCCACTATCTCATTTTCAACATCCATGACTATAGTTTGACTAATTCAGCTATCCATCAGTTTCTATAGTAATCAAAATGATAAcacaatatttacatatattattAACTCCTAAGAAAACAATTGCTTATTTACAATATATCTCTACTTGCAGATATCTTCCAATCTACCACACTGGGAACAGGGACGCCGAGACAATCCATCTGCATTCATGTGCACCCGTCCAGCACGATGAACTAAGGTAAGTCTATATTGGCTGATGACCTCTAACCATCTAAGAGCTCCATGATCAGTGCGTACGGTTACATTCTGTCCATACAAATAATGTCTGAAATGCTTCAGAAATGTGACAACAGCAAGTAACTCCCGTCTGGTCACACAGTAGTTTTGCTCTGCCCGGTTTAGAGTCCTGCTTGCATATGCTACCACTAATTCCTTGTCATCTTTCTCTTGTGAGAGTACAGCTCCCATTCCATACTTGCTTGCATCAGTGTCTAACAGGAACTCTGCATCTAACCTGGGGTAAGTTAGTATGGGTGCTGTAGTAAGTCTTTCCTTCAGTGTGTTAAATGCAGATTCACACTCCTCCGTCCAGACGAATGGGTGATCTTTCTGAGTGAGAGCAGTCATTGGCTTGGCAACATCAGCAAATTTCTTAATGAACCTCCTATAGTATGAGGCAAGACCCAAGAAGCTCCTTACATCAGTTGGGTTGGTAGGTGTAGGCCAGCTTGAGACGACTTCAATCTTAGCGGGATTTGTACTAACTCCGTGTTCAGACACCACATGACCTAGGTATAGCACCTCCTTCTGAAATAGGTGACACTTCTTTGGTTTGAGTTTTAGATTTGCTTCCCGCAGCCGTTGAAGGGTAGTCTTCAGTCTGTTAATCATCTCCGGTACTGATGGACCATACACTATGACGTCATCGAGATAGATCAAAAGTATTTTCCATTGCAATCCTGTTAAGACATTTTCCATTAATCTCTCGAAGGTGGATGGTGCATTGCAAAGTCCAAATGGCATGACTTCAAATTCATACAGCCCTCCTGGTATCACGAATGCTGATTTTGCCTTTGGCATCATCGTCTAGGGGAACTTGCCAGTATCCAGATGCTAGATCCAGCGTGCAAAAATATTTTGCACCATCAAGTGAATCCAATGATTCAGCAATACTGGGCAGTGGAAATGAGTCTTTTGCTGTGTACTTGTTTAGAAGTCTATAATCGACGCAGAATCGCTTGGTTCCATCTTTCTTGTCCACTAATACTATTGGAGAAGACCAGGCACTACTCGAAGGTTTGATAATACCCCGTGCAAGCATGTCTTGAATTTGTTTCTCAACTTCTTCTCTTTGTCCCATGGGATGGCGTCTCGGTCTCTGCCGGATTGGTCCAGTGCTTGTGGTGTGGATGCTATGTTTGACCCTGTCAGTACGTCCAATATCATGATCACCCTTAGAGAATCCATCACTAAATTCTGACAACAAATTAGCGACATCAGGGTAGTACTCCTCATCAATGCTGAGTTTGGTTCTATTGTAGATATCTATCAAATGGTCTGGTACTTCAGTAGTAGATTGAGTGACAGCTGCTGTTTGAAGTGGAAGTTCAAGTCTTCCTCCTGTGCGGTCCTTACATGGAATGATTTCACCATCGATGCTGATATGATTTTGTTCACAGTCGATGTTCACCCTTCTACTACTCAGAAAATCCAATCCCAGGATGCCATCATGTTTGATATCTGCTATAACAGCCTCCATCCTATGAGATAGTGTCCCAATCGTGATTATGATCCATGCTTTTCCAAATACTTCAATGGGTGTCCCGTCAGCTTGCAACAATTTTACATTCACATCATCTAGCCTATTGAATTCCTTCATTTTGCGATATGCCTTGTTAGATAGTATAGTAACTGTTGACCCAGTGTCGATTAATAGCAGCAATGTTTCATTCTTAACAACTCCTGTCACAAACATACTCTGATCAGTCTCGGTAATGGTGCAAATAACTGTATGCTGATTCTTGTGTGAGCTTAAACTCGTGGACCCTGTCTGAAACTCGGCCTGGCCGTGGCCCCTCGGAAAGACCGGCTGTCGTTTCCCTGTCTTGCATTGGTCTGTGGGCACTCCCTTGCAAAATGTCCCACTTGATTGCAGTTGAAACACGCTTTATTGTTCCTGTTTGGTTGGTGATTGATAGCCATATCCTCAATCAATGTACTTAGCCGTTTCATGTTCATCTTCAACTCCTCAATTTCCTTTCTTGTTTTCTCGTCCATAGGTACTGGTTGAACAGAATCCACTGCACGGACGTGACGGGGAAGTCTATTTCGATCTCTTGATTTCTCGGCCCTAAGGAATGACTCTGTTGCAAGACCAGCTTGGATGGCGTCATCAAGCGTCTGTGGATGGGCCCTGAAAATTCCAGCCCTAATCTCCGGGTCATCAATCGCATCGGAGAAATGTCCCCTTGCCAGTCGCTGTTGAGCTTCACTGCTTAGCTCTGGGTAGGCCAAACACGTCAGGTCTCTTATTGCCTGCCCAAGTTCCTGAAGCGTCTCATCCTTGTGTCTCCGTCGCACGCGTAACTCCAGGAGGAAATTTTCTGCTTGTTCTCCAGGACCAAATCTACTCTCCAGCTGTGATACAAGTTCTCGGTATGAGATGCGCCTTCCAGCAGGGAAATTATTCAGGATCTTCAACGCAGAACCTTGAAGCCTTGTTGCCAGAAATTGCCCAGCTTCATAGTCGGACCATCTATTCAAGTTCATGCAAACCTCGAAATGACGCTTGTAATCACCCCATGGCGTCTTTCCACCAAATTTCTCCGGCAAGACATCTTTACGGAATCCTGATTCATTCTGCTTCACTTCAGTGGTTTGTGTGCTCTGAACGTAAAGAGGGTTATCTCTGAATCCTTGTGGCGTGTAAACGTGTCCAGAATTCTGCTGAACATCTCCTGATTCTCCTACTGCGATTTCTGGATCGTCACTGACCACCGTCCAGTGTGACctatcaccaccaccagtaATGTTTTCTTGCTCACCTTCCATCCTAAGCTTGCAATTTTTGTTCAGTTTCTTTTGAATTCAGAAAAATTGCCAGGAACTTTTGTTACACATTtgtgtttgtttaatttttgaattaacaataattttttttttttttaaacaagggTACCTCTTACAAAGTGTTTGATTACTCTTTCGAGTTTAATTGTTATCAACGTTACTACTTAAAATACATTTCGTTAAGAATTAACTAAGTTATTTCCTACTTTGAAAGATGCCACTCTTActctaagattttttttaaatattttttttttttttaacttatgcCTGGTTTATGAAGCACATATCCACTTGAACTGATTTACAAGACCAAACTTGACTTCACACACTCAACTCTACTAACTCCAGACAAACAGACTCTTACTGTTTTCCAAGTAGCAGCTCTAACCTTGTCAATTCAGACCCATAACATCAGCTTCAAAATTCCAACTTCCTTTACTCCATACCAAGCAAACTCATTCTTATCAACTACTTCCTCAGATAAATTCTAATTTCAAAACAAACTCTGacaaataatcaattttacttCAAGTACATAATTCTTCATTAGTTTAATTACTACAAATAATGTTTGATAACAGATAGAGCTTAATCCCACCGCTGCTACACCAGAAAATGTAACGTGAGACCCTCCTAACAAAAGGTAAAATGCTGCCACCACATACTTTTCTAGGGGTATGAGCCCTTGGCTGTTCCGGGGAAATCCAGACAACCTATACAGAAATCTAACCTGACGTAACAATAGCTGGGACTCATACTGGgtagacaagggggggggggggtgaggactGGGAAGGGCATGACTCATGCTCGATCTCCTCAATCAGTCGCACGTGCACGACACTACACACATAAGCTCTGCACTCCACAATCATGCATACACGACCGGAGACCCAAGTTCAGCTGACTGACCAAACATTCGACTCCTTCTCCACTCTCGTTCCCAAGACCAGCATCACAACAATCAAGAGTTTATCTGGTAAGTCAACTGTAATAGTCAACTGATCATCCCTACTAATTAGCTAAACTATTCATGACTGGTCAAGctcaacaatcaatcaatctactTCACTCACTTCGAACATTCACATTGTTCAGTATGCACACAACATTGTACACACGACCAAATTACAAAGAGTTGACACATGTTACGATGTGCACATTGATTAGCCATTGCACATGCACAGTGGTCGCTCGTTGTAACTTCGGTCAATACAACAAAAGCACTTCAATCACTCATAACAGTCTCGAGCACACAACAAGCACATCAATCGGCCATCCAAGAACATTTCCAGTAGCAAACCACAGACGCCCAGCGTACATCATGTTCATTCAGACTTCTCTCTAACTGACATTCTG
This genomic interval from Lytechinus pictus isolate F3 Inbred chromosome 3, Lp3.0, whole genome shotgun sequence contains the following:
- the LOC135153652 gene encoding uncharacterized protein LOC135153652; the protein is MTYLYCHICKKSIKGYKYGQHMQEHEATMTLQCTYCSYETEGRSEMTRHFGRMHNSRKQEAKYINYTAATNEHLSRKREGERKRRDKEEERKTERESKDRKERKREVEEEERKTERESKDRKERKREIEEEERKTERKERKHEGEEERKTERESKDRRESKDRKEKKDREDIKKEKEDRKEKLEEEQPEEEDRRTQSGEAEVDSRDALDLHPDESSEEKSGDSGDEESEEEEEDSMSRKRELTVTTEEDIDVNLKVKKPRLGYIQVNRVEVYTTTFITAYGEKRVHEEKKTIYYFNEQK